A stretch of the Bacillus anthracis str. Vollum genome encodes the following:
- a CDS encoding MDR family MFS transporter, with protein sequence MPRKVWLLVAGMIINVTGASFLWPFNTIYLHDHLGKSLSVAGMVLMINSLTGVIGNLLGGVLFDKWGGYKSTLVGIVITLVSILGLVFFHGWPLYVVWLALIGFGSGMVFPSMYAMVGTVWPEGGRRAFNAMYVGQNVGIAIGTACGGLVASYRFDYIFLANFILYFVFFLIAFIGFRGMEDKKEPGVQKEVEAKKGWSLTPGFKALLIVCVAYALCWVTYVQWQGAIATHMQELNISLRHYSLLWTINGAMIVCAQPLVSMLIRWMKRSLKQQIMIGILIFAVSFIVLSQAQQFTMFLVAMVTLTIGELFVWPAVPTIANILAPKDKLGFYQGVVNSAATVGKMFGPVVGGAIVDLYNMEVLFITIMVMLVVALIATSIYDKRVKVEETVEEKIAV encoded by the coding sequence ATGCCAAGGAAAGTATGGCTATTGGTAGCTGGGATGATTATTAATGTCACGGGTGCTTCTTTTTTATGGCCTTTTAATACAATTTATTTGCATGATCACCTAGGAAAATCTTTATCTGTGGCCGGAATGGTATTAATGATCAACTCGCTTACTGGTGTAATCGGAAACTTGCTCGGCGGTGTTTTATTTGATAAATGGGGCGGTTATAAATCAACTTTAGTAGGGATTGTGATTACACTTGTATCGATTTTAGGTCTTGTGTTCTTCCACGGTTGGCCGTTATATGTTGTTTGGCTAGCGTTAATCGGCTTTGGTTCTGGAATGGTCTTCCCATCGATGTATGCGATGGTAGGTACGGTTTGGCCAGAGGGCGGAAGACGAGCATTTAATGCGATGTATGTTGGACAAAACGTTGGTATTGCGATTGGAACAGCGTGTGGTGGATTAGTTGCATCGTATCGTTTTGATTATATTTTTTTAGCAAACTTTATTTTATACTTTGTATTCTTCTTAATTGCTTTTATTGGATTCCGTGGTATGGAAGACAAGAAAGAGCCAGGAGTGCAAAAAGAAGTTGAAGCGAAAAAAGGTTGGTCGCTTACACCTGGATTCAAAGCACTTCTTATCGTATGTGTAGCATATGCTTTATGCTGGGTTACATACGTACAGTGGCAAGGGGCGATTGCAACACATATGCAAGAGTTAAATATTAGTCTTCGTCACTATAGTTTATTATGGACGATAAACGGAGCGATGATTGTTTGTGCCCAGCCGCTAGTTAGTATGTTAATTCGCTGGATGAAGCGTTCTTTAAAACAACAAATTATGATTGGTATTCTTATTTTTGCAGTGTCATTCATTGTATTAAGTCAAGCGCAGCAATTTACGATGTTCCTCGTTGCGATGGTAACATTAACAATTGGTGAATTATTTGTATGGCCGGCAGTTCCAACGATTGCAAATATACTTGCGCCAAAAGATAAGTTAGGGTTTTATCAAGGTGTTGTAAATAGTGCGGCGACTGTAGGAAAAATGTTCGGGCCGGTCGTTGGCGGAGCAATTGTTGATTTATATAATATGGAAGTATTGTTTATAACAATCATGGTAATGCTTGTAGTAGCGCTTATCGCAACGAGCATTTATGATAAACGAGTAAAAGTAGAAGAAACAGTTGAAGAAAAAATTGCAGTTTAG
- a CDS encoding cation:proton antiporter: protein MDTLIFEVGTALVLVAFAAILAAKLKFSIIPFLIILGMLVGPHAPDLGLIDLRFIESGEVISFLGRVGVIFLLFYLGLEFSIKKLIKSGKSIAFGGTVHISLNFLLGLLYGYVMGFPLLETLIIAGIITISSSAIVAKVIVDLRRSGNKETELILGIIMFDDIFLAVYLSVVSGLVLGGATSFAGALTSVLIAVGYMLLFFVIARKATPFLNKVLDISSNEIFIIVIFAILFFVAGFSETIHVAEAIGALLLGLVFSETEHSDRIEKLVVPFRDFFGAIFFFSFGLSIDPFSLGGAVWLALGAVFITIIGNFTAGMIAGSKAGLSHKASTNIGLTLVSRGEFSIIVANIGIAGGLMAAIKPFSALYVLILASLGPLLTKESGRIYSLLDKLFK from the coding sequence ATGGATACTTTAATCTTTGAAGTTGGAACTGCGTTAGTATTAGTAGCTTTTGCAGCTATCCTCGCTGCAAAGTTAAAGTTTTCGATTATTCCGTTTCTCATTATTCTTGGTATGTTAGTGGGGCCGCATGCCCCTGATTTAGGACTTATCGATTTAAGGTTTATTGAAAGCGGAGAAGTTATTTCCTTCCTCGGCCGCGTTGGCGTCATATTCCTCCTATTCTACTTAGGTTTAGAATTCTCAATAAAAAAATTAATTAAATCAGGAAAATCAATTGCTTTTGGGGGGACTGTCCACATATCACTTAATTTCCTATTAGGTTTGCTTTATGGATATGTGATGGGCTTCCCCTTATTAGAGACGTTAATTATTGCTGGAATCATTACAATTTCATCAAGTGCAATTGTTGCAAAAGTCATTGTTGATTTAAGAAGATCTGGTAATAAAGAGACGGAGCTGATTTTAGGAATCATTATGTTTGATGATATCTTTTTAGCGGTATATTTATCAGTCGTTTCAGGATTAGTACTCGGAGGGGCAACGTCATTTGCAGGTGCTCTTACGTCGGTGTTAATTGCAGTAGGGTATATGCTCCTATTTTTTGTAATCGCTAGAAAAGCTACGCCGTTTTTAAATAAAGTATTAGATATTTCGTCTAACGAAATTTTCATAATCGTAATATTTGCTATTTTATTTTTCGTAGCAGGATTTTCCGAAACAATTCATGTTGCGGAAGCGATTGGAGCTTTATTATTAGGACTCGTCTTTTCTGAAACGGAGCATAGCGATCGAATTGAAAAGCTCGTCGTCCCATTCCGTGATTTCTTTGGAGCCATATTCTTTTTCAGCTTCGGTTTAAGTATAGATCCGTTTTCGCTTGGAGGCGCAGTATGGTTGGCATTAGGAGCAGTTTTCATTACTATCATCGGTAATTTTACTGCTGGAATGATTGCGGGGAGTAAAGCCGGGTTATCCCATAAGGCTTCTACGAATATAGGCTTAACACTCGTATCACGCGGAGAGTTCTCCATTATTGTAGCAAATATCGGGATTGCGGGTGGCTTAATGGCAGCGATTAAACCGTTCTCTGCACTGTACGTTTTAATATTAGCATCGTTAGGACCGTTATTAACGAAAGAGTCTGGGAGAATATACTCTCTACTAGATAAGTTGTTTAAATGA
- a CDS encoding cation:proton antiporter regulatory subunit, with translation MNIRESELPGIGCKFEVITKGNEKLVIVIHDDGRREMYHFDADHDESISSISLRDSEARQIAAILGGMVYRPQALDTIEMAFEGLSIEWFKVENHAPVVQKTIGSLHVRKTYNVTIIAILKKNMKKFFNPGPDSIIEAGDMLVLSGARHEVKRIINELLSAGGDS, from the coding sequence ATGAATATTCGAGAGAGTGAATTACCGGGCATTGGATGTAAATTTGAAGTAATTACAAAAGGCAATGAAAAGCTGGTTATTGTTATTCACGATGATGGCCGAAGAGAAATGTATCATTTTGATGCAGATCATGATGAAAGTATTTCAAGTATTTCTCTTCGTGATTCGGAAGCGAGACAAATTGCAGCTATATTGGGCGGAATGGTATATAGACCACAAGCATTAGATACGATTGAAATGGCTTTTGAAGGATTATCAATTGAATGGTTTAAGGTGGAAAATCATGCACCAGTCGTACAAAAAACAATTGGTAGCTTACATGTCAGAAAAACATATAACGTAACGATTATTGCTATTTTAAAAAAGAATATGAAGAAATTCTTTAATCCAGGACCAGACTCTATTATTGAAGCTGGCGATATGCTTGTGTTATCGGGCGCGAGACATGAAGTGAAAAGAATTATTAATGAATTGCTTTCAGCAGGAGGTGATTCATAA
- a CDS encoding tyrosine-type recombinase/integrase → MEVVEALKDISQIEAMKKYLKEHSQRDYLLFVIGINTGLKITELLSMKFEDVLHEDGTVKEFYSLPVKDEKFKQDIYLNTKVKEALLEYVQSIDVKRENYVFQSNKTTNSITRQQAYRVIHNAAEAVGIVGKIGTNSMRKTFGFHAYKRGIAIALLQKHFHHATPSETLKYLGISKDEEFKTEIDVDL, encoded by the coding sequence ATGGAAGTTGTAGAGGCATTAAAAGATATAAGCCAAATTGAGGCGATGAAAAAGTATTTAAAAGAGCACTCGCAGCGAGATTATCTTTTATTTGTTATTGGAATTAACACAGGATTAAAAATTACTGAGCTACTTAGTATGAAATTTGAAGATGTATTACATGAAGATGGAACTGTTAAAGAGTTTTATTCTCTTCCTGTGAAGGATGAAAAGTTTAAACAAGATATTTATTTAAATACAAAAGTAAAAGAAGCACTTTTAGAGTATGTACAATCTATTGATGTGAAAAGAGAAAACTACGTATTTCAATCTAATAAAACGACAAATTCAATTACGCGTCAACAAGCGTATCGTGTAATTCATAATGCTGCTGAAGCGGTTGGGATTGTTGGTAAAATCGGAACAAACTCAATGAGAAAAACGTTTGGATTTCATGCATACAAAAGAGGGATAGCGATTGCACTATTGCAAAAGCATTTTCATCACGCAACGCCATCAGAGACGCTCAAGTATTTAGGAATCTCAAAAGATGAAGAATTTAAAACAGAGATTGATGTTGATTTGTAA
- a CDS encoding FtsX-like permease family protein — translation MLFKLSMSGLKSKLKDYIVLLVGLVMSISIFYMFQTLALNEAFLKENSTIGQIGFVFQAGSFLLAIITFFYILYANSFLLSLRQKEFGMYMMLGAKKHKVTLLMFIETIVLGAASLAIGIIVGVGLAEGIGQLLMKQLEFAGKGYKAFYLPSMTVTCIFFFALFVLSAIMNSIKLSRISVLQLVHADAQTERVAVKGKMTGLIAFLAVILLGIGYASMIYMAKLREMGILIALITTTAGTYMLFGSLLPVIIKKLKGNKKRSEKGLNAFTFAQLNFRINSLTKVLATVAMLVALGAGAISGGMAFKNNAIKLSDGLVIYDSVVHNPTAEEKKILDGITFKEKNEYRYKVDDKYVYYVKEDLEKNRPFVKDMTNMKSMKDLVNTKKVSQELPVGAVSREMNEKDANAKEMPEEWNEAFRTIQPFYVHEDHAIKIVDQKLYDTVNGKEGIAFIGKADDFLAYTKEWKKLDELQLDKYKNVKAERLDSKYQTYDMLYGVASGTVFMGFFLGIAFLAMMASCLMFKILSGASKDITRYQMLRKIGVRRELLTKSIYKELFLVFLFPAIVGIAHVLVGMNIFGFILIDPYFRIWVPIVIFVVIYTIYYFITVQLYKGIVLPKED, via the coding sequence ATGTTATTTAAACTTTCCATGTCAGGATTAAAAAGTAAGCTGAAAGATTATATCGTCTTACTTGTTGGTCTTGTCATGTCGATTTCAATTTTTTATATGTTCCAAACGTTAGCGTTAAACGAAGCCTTCCTTAAGGAAAATTCTACGATTGGCCAAATTGGATTTGTATTCCAAGCAGGTTCATTTTTACTGGCTATTATAACGTTCTTCTATATTCTATATGCGAACTCTTTCTTACTATCTCTTCGTCAAAAAGAGTTTGGTATGTATATGATGTTAGGAGCGAAAAAACATAAAGTTACATTACTTATGTTTATTGAAACAATCGTATTAGGCGCTGCGTCTCTTGCGATCGGTATTATAGTTGGTGTAGGACTTGCAGAAGGTATCGGACAGCTATTAATGAAACAATTAGAATTTGCTGGTAAAGGCTATAAAGCATTTTACCTGCCATCTATGACTGTTACGTGCATCTTCTTCTTTGCACTATTTGTATTATCAGCAATTATGAACAGTATTAAATTATCACGTATTTCTGTACTGCAACTTGTACATGCAGACGCACAAACAGAACGTGTTGCGGTAAAAGGAAAAATGACAGGTTTAATAGCATTCCTTGCGGTTATTTTATTAGGCATTGGCTATGCATCAATGATTTACATGGCAAAACTAAGAGAAATGGGAATCCTTATTGCATTAATTACAACAACAGCTGGTACTTACATGCTATTTGGATCACTTCTTCCCGTTATTATTAAAAAGTTAAAAGGTAATAAAAAGCGTAGTGAAAAAGGACTTAACGCTTTTACATTTGCACAATTAAACTTCCGTATTAATAGTTTAACGAAAGTGCTTGCAACGGTAGCAATGTTAGTTGCGCTTGGAGCAGGTGCAATTTCAGGTGGTATGGCGTTTAAAAATAACGCTATCAAACTGTCTGATGGTTTAGTAATTTATGATTCAGTTGTTCATAATCCTACAGCTGAAGAAAAGAAAATTTTAGACGGTATTACATTTAAAGAAAAAAATGAATATCGCTACAAAGTTGATGATAAATACGTTTATTATGTAAAAGAAGATCTAGAAAAAAATCGTCCTTTCGTAAAAGATATGACAAATATGAAGTCGATGAAGGATTTAGTGAATACAAAGAAGGTTTCACAAGAACTACCAGTAGGCGCAGTTTCTAGAGAAATGAATGAAAAAGATGCGAACGCTAAAGAAATGCCAGAAGAATGGAACGAGGCTTTTAGAACAATCCAGCCATTCTACGTACATGAAGATCATGCAATTAAAATTGTAGATCAAAAATTATACGATACTGTAAATGGTAAAGAAGGTATAGCATTTATCGGAAAAGCAGATGATTTCTTAGCATATACAAAAGAATGGAAAAAACTTGACGAGTTGCAGCTAGATAAATATAAAAATGTAAAAGCTGAAAGATTAGATAGTAAATATCAAACTTACGACATGTTATACGGCGTTGCAAGCGGAACAGTGTTTATGGGATTCTTCCTTGGAATTGCTTTCTTAGCAATGATGGCAAGCTGTCTCATGTTTAAAATTCTTTCTGGTGCATCAAAAGATATTACGCGTTATCAAATGCTTCGTAAAATCGGTGTGCGCCGTGAATTATTAACGAAATCCATTTATAAAGAGTTATTCTTAGTATTCTTATTCCCAGCAATTGTAGGTATTGCTCACGTATTAGTTGGTATGAATATTTTTGGATTTATTTTAATCGATCCGTACTTCCGTATTTGGGTACCAATTGTAATTTTCGTAGTTATTTACACGATTTATTACTTCATTACCGTTCAATTATATAAAGGAATTGTTCTTCCGAAAGAAGATTGA
- a CDS encoding ABC transporter ATP-binding protein, with the protein MTKPVVDVKNVQKVYGKKGENQSHALKGVSFSIQEGEFVGIMGPSGSGKTTLLNVISTLDKATGGVVEIAGTDITKMKQGELSDFRSQKLGFIFQDFNLLENLSIYENIALPLSLQGVPSRNIGPKVEKVADMLGISAILQKYPSEVSGGQKQRSAAARALVHEPAIILGDEPTGALDSKNATSLLDAMTNLNQEQGVSIMMVTHDPFSASYCQRILFIQDGELYKEIHRGGTREEFYKEILDVLADLGTQKA; encoded by the coding sequence ATGACGAAACCAGTTGTAGACGTGAAAAATGTTCAAAAAGTGTACGGTAAAAAAGGTGAGAATCAATCACACGCATTAAAAGGTGTATCATTCTCAATTCAAGAGGGTGAGTTTGTTGGCATTATGGGACCATCTGGTTCTGGTAAAACGACATTATTAAATGTAATTTCAACGCTTGATAAAGCAACAGGCGGCGTTGTTGAAATTGCGGGTACGGACATTACGAAAATGAAGCAAGGTGAGCTTTCTGATTTCCGCTCGCAAAAATTAGGATTCATCTTCCAAGACTTTAACTTATTAGAGAACTTATCTATTTACGAAAACATCGCATTGCCACTTTCACTTCAAGGTGTTCCATCACGTAATATTGGGCCGAAAGTAGAAAAAGTAGCAGATATGTTAGGCATTTCAGCAATTCTTCAAAAGTATCCATCTGAAGTATCTGGTGGACAAAAGCAACGTTCAGCAGCAGCGCGCGCTTTAGTACATGAGCCAGCTATTATTTTAGGGGACGAGCCAACAGGAGCGCTTGATTCTAAAAACGCGACGAGTTTACTTGATGCGATGACAAACTTAAATCAAGAGCAAGGCGTATCTATTATGATGGTTACACATGATCCGTTTAGTGCAAGTTACTGTCAGCGTATTTTATTCATTCAAGATGGTGAGCTATATAAAGAAATTCACCGAGGTGGTACACGTGAAGAGTTTTATAAAGAAATTTTAGATGTGCTAGCAGACTTAGGCACACAAAAAGCGTAA
- a CDS encoding DUF418 domain-containing protein has product MGNDITNKRIDELDYIRGFALLGIILVNILALLNIKIPNPNTVDASYQRFLYLFVEGRFFSIFSFLFGVGFYIFISRAIAKGKNGYVLFLRRLVALFIFGLIHYMFQPGEALTLYAICGLIVLPFYKAKKEVNLVIGLILTIAFSVMGAKELLPLGLILLGLAAGQYRVFENLTQNIKKVAIFTGIMFVLSVVAVWYQYGHVPADPFVNMILMNEDGTMDAASQFLKIGVTVGPIISAFYVGALILLLQLKLVQTLLAPLKYYGRMALTNYIGQTAMILIAGSVCNFAGNLTYMQTLYVCITIYAIQIVFSVIWMKIFKMGPLEWIWRVITYWTVTPLKK; this is encoded by the coding sequence ATGGGAAATGATATTACAAATAAACGAATTGATGAGTTAGATTACATTCGTGGCTTTGCACTACTGGGAATTATTTTAGTAAATATTCTTGCACTACTTAACATTAAAATTCCAAATCCTAATACAGTAGATGCCAGCTATCAAAGGTTTCTATACTTATTTGTAGAGGGTCGTTTCTTCTCAATTTTCTCATTCTTATTTGGAGTAGGATTCTATATCTTTATTTCTAGAGCAATTGCAAAAGGGAAGAATGGATACGTTCTATTTCTACGCCGCTTAGTTGCACTATTTATTTTCGGTTTGATTCATTACATGTTTCAGCCTGGAGAAGCATTAACGTTATATGCAATTTGCGGATTAATCGTTTTACCGTTTTATAAAGCGAAAAAAGAAGTGAACTTAGTTATTGGTCTTATTTTAACAATTGCTTTTAGCGTAATGGGTGCTAAAGAACTATTACCACTCGGCTTAATTTTATTAGGGCTTGCTGCAGGGCAATATCGTGTATTTGAAAATCTCACGCAGAACATAAAGAAAGTCGCTATTTTTACAGGTATTATGTTTGTTTTAAGTGTTGTAGCTGTATGGTATCAATACGGACACGTGCCTGCTGATCCATTTGTAAATATGATACTAATGAATGAAGACGGAACAATGGATGCTGCAAGCCAATTTTTAAAAATTGGTGTTACAGTGGGACCTATTATTTCAGCTTTCTATGTTGGAGCATTAATTTTATTACTACAATTAAAACTAGTTCAAACATTGTTAGCACCACTGAAATATTATGGCCGTATGGCATTAACAAATTATATCGGACAAACTGCAATGATTTTAATTGCAGGCAGTGTATGTAACTTTGCAGGAAATTTAACTTACATGCAGACGTTATATGTGTGTATTACAATTTATGCAATTCAAATTGTGTTTAGTGTAATTTGGATGAAAATCTTTAAAATGGGTCCATTAGAATGGATTTGGCGTGTTATTACGTACTGGACGGTAACACCTTTAAAGAAATAA
- a CDS encoding YtzC family protein → MAERQSLESYITQAEQAVEYAKEQLDQGMRQEHYNTMEYSDAQLQLEQAYNDLQTMQQHANDEQREQLNRARMAIRQLQHQMIITPR, encoded by the coding sequence ATGGCAGAGCGTCAATCACTTGAATCGTATATTACACAAGCGGAACAAGCGGTGGAATATGCGAAAGAACAATTAGACCAAGGCATGAGACAAGAGCATTACAATACGATGGAGTATTCGGATGCGCAGTTACAATTAGAACAAGCGTATAACGATTTACAAACGATGCAACAACATGCGAATGATGAGCAACGTGAGCAATTAAATAGAGCACGCATGGCAATTCGCCAACTGCAACATCAAATGATTATTACACCGCGCTAA
- a CDS encoding TIGR01212 family radical SAM protein (This family includes YhcC from E. coli K-12, an uncharacterized radical SAM protein.), whose translation MKVQNPFPYTNDNKRYHTWNYHLRNEFGEKIFKVSLDAGFDCPNRDGTVAYGGCTFCSAAGSGDFAGDRRDDVITQYHEMKEKMRSKWKDGKCIAYFQAYTNTHAPLEVLKEKFEPLLAEKDVVGLSIATRPDCLPDDVVAYLADLNKRTYLWVELGLQTVHERTANLINRAHDYPSYVEGVNKLRKHGIRVCSHIINGLPLENYDMMMETAREVAKLDIQGIKIHLLHLLKGTPMVKQYEKGQLEFLSLEDYVSLVVDQLEIIPEDVIVHRITGDGPPDLMIGPMWSLNKWEVLNSIDAEFVRRGSWQGKYANEEKQK comes from the coding sequence ATGAAGGTTCAAAACCCTTTTCCATATACGAACGACAATAAACGTTATCATACATGGAATTACCATTTACGAAATGAATTTGGTGAAAAAATCTTTAAAGTTTCATTAGATGCTGGCTTCGACTGCCCGAACCGTGACGGTACAGTTGCTTATGGCGGTTGTACATTTTGCAGTGCTGCTGGATCTGGTGACTTCGCTGGCGATCGCCGCGATGATGTTATAACGCAATATCATGAAATGAAAGAAAAAATGCGCTCAAAGTGGAAAGACGGAAAATGTATCGCTTATTTCCAGGCGTACACAAATACACATGCACCACTTGAAGTGTTAAAAGAAAAATTCGAACCGCTTCTAGCTGAAAAAGACGTTGTTGGTCTTTCTATCGCGACTCGCCCAGATTGTTTACCGGACGATGTCGTTGCATATTTAGCGGACTTAAATAAACGCACATACCTTTGGGTTGAACTCGGACTACAAACTGTTCATGAACGTACTGCAAACCTTATTAACCGCGCTCACGATTATCCGTCTTATGTGGAAGGTGTAAATAAATTACGCAAACATGGCATTCGAGTTTGCTCTCATATTATTAACGGTCTTCCCCTTGAAAATTACGACATGATGATGGAAACAGCTCGCGAAGTAGCGAAGCTTGACATACAAGGAATTAAAATTCATTTACTTCATTTATTAAAAGGAACGCCAATGGTGAAACAATATGAAAAAGGACAACTCGAGTTCCTTTCTCTTGAGGATTACGTAAGTCTTGTTGTTGATCAACTTGAAATTATTCCAGAAGACGTAATTGTGCACCGCATCACAGGTGACGGTCCACCTGATTTAATGATCGGTCCAATGTGGAGCTTAAATAAATGGGAAGTATTAAATTCCATCGATGCAGAATTTGTGCGCCGCGGAAGCTGGCAAGGAAAATATGCAAATGAGGAGAAACAAAAATGA
- a CDS encoding class I SAM-dependent methyltransferase, giving the protein MKLERVLPFARSLLQTAVKEGDYAVDATLGNGHDTCFLAEIVGDSGKVFGFDIQKEAIESSTTRLKEKELFERTVLVHDSHDTLLSVLPEDAKGKVTGAIFNLGYLPGGDKHIVTKPNSTISAIEQLLEVMAPEGIIVLVIYHGHPEGQVERDAVLKFAEELDQKQAHVLRYGFINQQNNPPFIVAIEKR; this is encoded by the coding sequence ATGAAATTAGAACGTGTATTACCGTTTGCTCGCTCGCTTCTGCAAACGGCTGTTAAAGAAGGCGATTATGCTGTAGATGCAACTTTAGGAAACGGTCATGACACTTGCTTCCTAGCTGAAATCGTTGGAGATAGCGGAAAAGTATTTGGATTTGATATTCAAAAAGAAGCAATTGAAAGCTCGACGACCCGTTTAAAAGAAAAAGAACTTTTCGAACGTACTGTTTTAGTTCACGATAGTCACGATACACTGCTATCCGTATTACCAGAAGATGCAAAGGGAAAAGTAACAGGCGCAATCTTCAACTTAGGTTACCTTCCAGGCGGAGACAAGCATATCGTTACAAAACCGAACTCAACAATTTCAGCGATCGAACAATTACTAGAAGTAATGGCACCTGAAGGTATCATCGTCCTTGTCATTTACCACGGACACCCAGAAGGACAAGTAGAACGCGACGCTGTTCTCAAATTTGCCGAAGAACTAGACCAAAAACAAGCACACGTACTGCGATACGGCTTCATTAACCAGCAAAATAACCCGCCATTTATTGTGGCGATTGAGAAACGATAA
- a CDS encoding ABC transporter ATP-binding protein, whose translation MLVELRGIQKKYGKSLILDNIDLSIPEGEALAIIGGNGTGKSTLLKIIAGFISPTAGTIQRKEHIQIGYVPEHFPEGIRFTLEDYLYHLGHIHGLSTKYVKDKIPMLLESFHLHHARHSVVRNFSKGMKQKTGIMQALLTDVHLLILDEPLSGLDPNSQQELEHILLSLKQQGISVLFTCHEKQLLENFADRIVTLANHTITENISAQKGAERVYIEAIVHETFSAIELQKQSGFIHVAHNSNQNLIQLHIEKEHTNDILQFLLHKKASITLLQPNF comes from the coding sequence TTGCTAGTAGAACTAAGGGGAATTCAAAAGAAATATGGCAAATCACTTATACTAGACAACATTGATTTATCCATTCCAGAAGGAGAAGCACTGGCTATTATCGGCGGGAACGGGACTGGAAAAAGTACTCTACTCAAAATAATTGCAGGTTTTATTTCACCTACGGCAGGGACAATTCAAAGAAAAGAACATATACAAATCGGTTATGTACCTGAACATTTTCCTGAAGGGATTCGTTTTACATTAGAGGATTATCTATACCATCTCGGCCACATTCACGGTTTATCAACAAAATATGTAAAAGATAAAATTCCGATGCTTCTGGAATCTTTTCATTTACATCATGCAAGACATTCTGTTGTACGAAACTTTTCAAAGGGCATGAAACAAAAAACAGGTATTATGCAAGCATTACTTACGGACGTACATTTATTAATTTTGGACGAACCCCTTTCTGGACTCGATCCTAACTCTCAGCAAGAATTAGAACATATTTTACTCTCATTAAAACAACAAGGTATATCCGTGTTATTTACATGTCACGAAAAACAACTATTAGAAAACTTCGCTGATAGAATTGTGACGTTAGCAAATCATACAATCACAGAAAATATCTCTGCACAAAAAGGAGCAGAGCGGGTCTATATTGAAGCAATCGTTCACGAAACATTTTCAGCGATAGAACTACAAAAACAATCCGGTTTTATACACGTTGCACACAATTCAAATCAAAACCTTATTCAATTGCACATCGAAAAAGAACATACAAATGACATACTTCAGTTTTTATTACATAAAAAAGCATCTATCACACTGCTACAACCTAACTTTTAA